A stretch of the Longimicrobiaceae bacterium genome encodes the following:
- a CDS encoding tetratricopeptide repeat protein produces MQEPTVEQLIARGKEAFGRNSYVAALEDLEAAARREPGFADVQNLMGLCLSLVGRPDEAVGAFDRAIALNPGYVEAHLNRAITLNDLGRFDEARTAFEAASEADGGQAGGRFPSAASARLANKHAELGDLYAAEGALPEAVEQYRAAVALRPRFLDIRNKLGRALSEMGDAEAAANELRAVVEARPAFVAARGNLGLALFRAGRLNEAEAEWRRCLQQQPDNAQAGAYLGMLERRRAADGQG; encoded by the coding sequence GGCGCAACTCCTACGTCGCCGCGCTGGAGGACCTGGAGGCGGCGGCCCGGCGCGAGCCCGGCTTCGCCGACGTCCAGAACCTGATGGGCCTATGCCTGAGCCTGGTGGGCCGGCCGGACGAGGCGGTGGGTGCCTTCGACCGCGCCATCGCGCTCAACCCCGGCTACGTGGAGGCGCACCTCAACCGCGCCATCACGCTCAACGACCTGGGCCGCTTCGACGAGGCGCGCACCGCGTTCGAGGCCGCCTCGGAGGCCGACGGCGGCCAGGCGGGGGGACGCTTCCCCAGCGCCGCGAGCGCCCGCCTGGCGAACAAGCACGCCGAGCTGGGCGACCTGTACGCCGCCGAGGGCGCGCTGCCCGAGGCCGTGGAGCAGTACCGCGCCGCGGTGGCGCTGCGGCCGCGCTTCCTGGACATCCGCAACAAGCTGGGCCGCGCCCTGAGCGAGATGGGCGACGCCGAAGCCGCGGCGAACGAGCTGCGCGCCGTGGTGGAGGCCCGTCCCGCCTTCGTGGCCGCGCGCGGCAACCTGGGCCTGGCGCTCTTCCGCGCCGGGCGGCTGAACGAGGCCGAGGCCGAGTGGCGCCGCTGCCTGCAGCAGCAGCCCGACAACGCGCAGGCCGGGGCCTACCTGGGCATGCTGGAGCGCCGCCGCGCCGCCGACGGCCAGGGCTGA
- the bamD gene encoding outer membrane protein assembly factor BamD has protein sequence MKTSILRRASAGLAGSLVLAACAHHSQTGPAPVSPDDLYRRGMEASAAGKHSRAATLLTQFADAAAGDPRVPAALVTVGREHVANHEYITAAADFLRVVNDYPGDPAVRDARMGMCDAYTHLSPKPQLDPEYTETAITYCQSVAAIYPNTPQGVEASRRVDRMEEKLALKAYQNGIFYFRRKAYDAAAIYFNEALANFPRTGVAPMALMRLYEGYGALGYKEEQEATRERLLRDYPQSPEARALPAAAPPSAPVRAPPPAPAAAPAAG, from the coding sequence ATGAAAACGTCCATCCTTCGCAGGGCTTCCGCCGGCCTGGCCGGCTCGCTCGTGCTCGCCGCGTGCGCGCACCACTCCCAGACCGGGCCCGCTCCCGTCTCGCCCGACGACCTCTACCGGCGCGGCATGGAGGCCAGCGCCGCGGGCAAGCATTCGCGCGCGGCCACGCTGCTCACGCAGTTCGCGGACGCCGCGGCGGGCGACCCCCGCGTGCCCGCCGCGCTGGTGACCGTGGGCCGCGAGCACGTGGCCAACCACGAGTACATCACCGCCGCGGCCGACTTCCTGCGCGTGGTCAACGACTACCCCGGCGACCCGGCCGTCCGCGACGCGCGCATGGGCATGTGCGACGCGTACACGCACCTGTCGCCCAAGCCGCAGCTGGACCCGGAGTACACCGAGACGGCCATCACCTACTGCCAGTCGGTGGCGGCCATCTACCCCAACACGCCGCAGGGGGTGGAGGCGTCGCGCCGGGTGGACCGGATGGAGGAGAAGCTGGCGCTGAAGGCGTACCAGAACGGCATCTTCTACTTCCGCCGCAAGGCGTACGACGCCGCCGCCATCTACTTCAACGAGGCGCTGGCGAACTTCCCGCGCACCGGCGTGGCCCCCATGGCGCTCATGCGCCTGTACGAGGGCTACGGCGCGCTGGGGTACAAGGAGGAGCAGGAGGCCACCCGCGAGCGGCTGCTGCGCGACTATCCGCAGAGCCCCGAGGCGCGCGCCCTGCCCGCCGCCGCGCCGCCGTCGGCCCCGGTCCGCGCGCCGCCCCCGGCGCCTGCGGCCGCGCCCGCGGCGGGATGA